One genomic window of Limanda limanda chromosome 16, fLimLim1.1, whole genome shotgun sequence includes the following:
- the galnt13 gene encoding polypeptide N-acetylgalactosaminyltransferase 13 isoform X1, which yields MRRFVYCKVVLTTSLVWVLVDVFLLLYFSECNKCDDRKDRSLLPALRAVITRSHEGPGEMGKSVNIPKNEQEKMKELFKINQFNLMASDMIALNRSLPDVRLDGCKTKVYQDDLPNTSIVIVFHNEAWSTLLRTVHSVINRSPRHLLTEIVLVDDASERDFLKKKLENYVRTLEVPVRILRMEQRSGLIRARLRGAAATKGQVITFLDAHCECTTGWLEPLLARIKEDRSAVVCPIIDVISDETFEYMAGSDMTYGGFNWKLNFRWYPVPQREMDRRKGDRTLPVRTPTMAGGLFSIYKTYFEEIGSYDPGMDIWGGENLEMSFRIWQCGGSLEIVTCSHVGHVFRKATPYSFPGGTGQVINKNNRRLAEVWMDDFKDFFYIISPGVMRVDYGDVSSRKALREALKCKPFSWYLENIYPDSQIPRRYYSLGEIRNVETNQCVDNMGRKENEKVGFFNCHGMGGNQVFSYTADKEIRTDDLCLDVSRLNGPVIMLKCHHMKGNQMFEYNAEKHTFLHIITQSCLTLSRLEDGTYGPTVEYCNHSPTQAWILHNYTRQEVAKRLYFSPTDYFL from the exons ATGCGGCGGTTCGTCTACTGCAAGGTGGTGTTGACCACCTCTCTGGTGTGGGTGCTGGTGGATGTGTTCTTGCTGCTCTACTTCAGCGAGTGTAATAAGTGCGATGACAGGAAAGACCGCTCGCTTCTCCCTGCCCTCCGAG CTGTGATAACTCGGAGCCACGAGGGTCCAGGCGAGATGGGCAAGTCGGTGAACATCCCCAAGAACgagcaggagaagatgaaggagcTCTTTAAGATTAACCAGTTCAATCTGATGGCCAGTGACATGATCGCACTCAACAGGAGTCTGCCGGATGTGAGGTTGGATGG CTGTAAGACCAAGGTTTACCAAGACGACCTGCCCAACACCAGCATCGTCATCGTGTTCCACAACGAGGCGTGGAGCACCCTGCTGCGGACCGTTCACAGTGTCATCAACCGCTCTCCAAGACACTTGCTCACGGAGATCGTGCTCGTGGACGATGCCAGCGAGCGAG ACTTCCtgaagaagaagcttgagaACTACGTGCGAACTCTGGAGGTGCCCGTAAGGATCCTGAGAATGGAGCAGCGTTCAGGTCTGATCAGAGCCAGGTTGAGGGGGGCGGCCGCCACCAAAGGTCAGGTCATCACCTTCCTGGACGCTCACTGCGAGTGTACGACGGGCTGGCTGGAGCCCCTGCTGGCCCGCATTAAAGAGGACAG gtcagcAGTGGTGTGCCCTATCATCGATGTCATCAGCGACGAGACGTTTGAATACATGGCCGGCTCCGATATGACTTATGGTGGATTCAACTGGAAGCTGAATTTCCGCTGGTACCCTGTTCCCCAGCGGGAGATGGATCGACGCAAAGGCGACAGAACGCTTCCTGTCAG GACTCCCACCATGGCAGGAGGGTTGTTCTCCATATACAAAACATACTTTGAAGAAATAGGAAGCTATGATCCAGGGATGGATATCTGGGGGGGAGAGAACCTGGAAATGTCTTTCAGA ATCTGGCAGTGCGGTGGCTCTTTGGAAATTGTCACATGTTCCCACGTGGGCCACGTTTTCCGGAAGGCCACACCGTACAGCTTCCCTGGAGGAACGGGCCAAGTCATCAACAAGAACAACAGGCGCCTGGCCGAAGTCTGGATGGATGATTTCAAAGACTTCTTCTACATCATATCACCAG GAGTGATGCGGGTGGATTACGGAGACGTCTCTTCCCGTAAAGCCCTCCGCGAGGCCTTGAAGTGCAAACCGTTCTCCTGGTATCTAGAGAACATCTACCCAGACTCCCAGATCCCAAGAAGATACTACTCACTTGGTGAA ATCCGAAATGTTGAGACCAACCAGTGTGTGGACAACATGGGAAGAAAGGAAAACGAGAAAGTCGGCTTTTTCAACTGTCACGGTATGGGAGGAAACCAG GTGTTCTCATACACGGCGGATAAAGAAATTAGAACAGACGACCTCTGTCTGGACGTCTCCCGCCTCAACGGCCCCGTCATCATGCTCAAGTGTCACCACATGAAGGGAAATCAGATGTTCGAGTACAATGCTGAG AAGCACACCTTCCTCCACATCATCACCCAATCATGTCTGACCCTCAGCCGTCTGGAGGACGGCACCTACGGCCCCACAGTGGAGTACTGTAACCACAGTCCCACACAGGCCTGGATCCTCCACAACTACACACGTCAGGAGGTCGCTAAACGCCTCTACTTCAGCCCCACCGATTATTTCCTGTGA
- the galnt13 gene encoding polypeptide N-acetylgalactosaminyltransferase 13 isoform X2 → MRRFVYCKVVLTTSLVWVLVDVFLLLYFSECNKCDDRKDRSLLPALRAVITRSHEGPGEMGKSVNIPKNEQEKMKELFKINQFNLMASDMIALNRSLPDVRLDGCKTKVYQDDLPNTSIVIVFHNEAWSTLLRTVHSVINRSPRHLLTEIVLVDDASERDFLKKKLENYVRTLEVPVRILRMEQRSGLIRARLRGAAATKGQVITFLDAHCECTTGWLEPLLARIKEDRSAVVCPIIDVISDETFEYMAGSDMTYGGFNWKLNFRWYPVPQREMDRRKGDRTLPVRTPTMAGGLFSIYKTYFEEIGSYDPGMDIWGGENLEMSFRIWQCGGSLEIVTCSHVGHVFRKATPYSFPGGTGQVINKNNRRLAEVWMDDFKDFFYIISPGVMRVDYGDVSSRKALREALKCKPFSWYLENIYPDSQIPRRYYSLGEIRNVETNQCVDNMGRKENEKVGFFNCHGMGGNQVFSYTADKEIRTDDLCLDVSRLNGPVIMLKCHHMKGNQMFEYNAEHTFLHIITQSCLTLSRLEDGTYGPTVEYCNHSPTQAWILHNYTRQEVAKRLYFSPTDYFL, encoded by the exons ATGCGGCGGTTCGTCTACTGCAAGGTGGTGTTGACCACCTCTCTGGTGTGGGTGCTGGTGGATGTGTTCTTGCTGCTCTACTTCAGCGAGTGTAATAAGTGCGATGACAGGAAAGACCGCTCGCTTCTCCCTGCCCTCCGAG CTGTGATAACTCGGAGCCACGAGGGTCCAGGCGAGATGGGCAAGTCGGTGAACATCCCCAAGAACgagcaggagaagatgaaggagcTCTTTAAGATTAACCAGTTCAATCTGATGGCCAGTGACATGATCGCACTCAACAGGAGTCTGCCGGATGTGAGGTTGGATGG CTGTAAGACCAAGGTTTACCAAGACGACCTGCCCAACACCAGCATCGTCATCGTGTTCCACAACGAGGCGTGGAGCACCCTGCTGCGGACCGTTCACAGTGTCATCAACCGCTCTCCAAGACACTTGCTCACGGAGATCGTGCTCGTGGACGATGCCAGCGAGCGAG ACTTCCtgaagaagaagcttgagaACTACGTGCGAACTCTGGAGGTGCCCGTAAGGATCCTGAGAATGGAGCAGCGTTCAGGTCTGATCAGAGCCAGGTTGAGGGGGGCGGCCGCCACCAAAGGTCAGGTCATCACCTTCCTGGACGCTCACTGCGAGTGTACGACGGGCTGGCTGGAGCCCCTGCTGGCCCGCATTAAAGAGGACAG gtcagcAGTGGTGTGCCCTATCATCGATGTCATCAGCGACGAGACGTTTGAATACATGGCCGGCTCCGATATGACTTATGGTGGATTCAACTGGAAGCTGAATTTCCGCTGGTACCCTGTTCCCCAGCGGGAGATGGATCGACGCAAAGGCGACAGAACGCTTCCTGTCAG GACTCCCACCATGGCAGGAGGGTTGTTCTCCATATACAAAACATACTTTGAAGAAATAGGAAGCTATGATCCAGGGATGGATATCTGGGGGGGAGAGAACCTGGAAATGTCTTTCAGA ATCTGGCAGTGCGGTGGCTCTTTGGAAATTGTCACATGTTCCCACGTGGGCCACGTTTTCCGGAAGGCCACACCGTACAGCTTCCCTGGAGGAACGGGCCAAGTCATCAACAAGAACAACAGGCGCCTGGCCGAAGTCTGGATGGATGATTTCAAAGACTTCTTCTACATCATATCACCAG GAGTGATGCGGGTGGATTACGGAGACGTCTCTTCCCGTAAAGCCCTCCGCGAGGCCTTGAAGTGCAAACCGTTCTCCTGGTATCTAGAGAACATCTACCCAGACTCCCAGATCCCAAGAAGATACTACTCACTTGGTGAA ATCCGAAATGTTGAGACCAACCAGTGTGTGGACAACATGGGAAGAAAGGAAAACGAGAAAGTCGGCTTTTTCAACTGTCACGGTATGGGAGGAAACCAG GTGTTCTCATACACGGCGGATAAAGAAATTAGAACAGACGACCTCTGTCTGGACGTCTCCCGCCTCAACGGCCCCGTCATCATGCTCAAGTGTCACCACATGAAGGGAAATCAGATGTTCGAGTACAATGCTGAG CACACCTTCCTCCACATCATCACCCAATCATGTCTGACCCTCAGCCGTCTGGAGGACGGCACCTACGGCCCCACAGTGGAGTACTGTAACCACAGTCCCACACAGGCCTGGATCCTCCACAACTACACACGTCAGGAGGTCGCTAAACGCCTCTACTTCAGCCCCACCGATTATTTCCTGTGA